Genomic DNA from Deinococcus sonorensis KR-87:
CTGACCGACTGGATGCACCTTCAGCGGGAGCGGCTGTTGCAGCTGTCCCTGCGACAGCTGCACGCGCTGAGGGCCGCGGCGGAACAGCAGGGCGAGCTGGCACAGGCGCTTGGCCATGCCGAGCGGATCCTCGCGCTCGACGACCTGAGTGAGGACGCGCACCGCCACGTGATGCGGCTGGCGTACCTGACGGGAGACCGGGGTGCGGCGCTCGCCACCTACCGGGCGTGCGCCGCGCGCCTGGAGCGGGACCTGGGGGTGGCGCCAATGCCGGACACCGTGCGGCTGGCCGAGGACATCACGCGGGGCGAAGGGCCGTTGCGGCCGGCAGGGCGCGTGTCCTCCGGCATTCCACTCGCAGTGCAGCGCCCTCCGGTCCTGGTGGGGCGGGAGCGTGAGTGGCGGCGGATGGAAGAGGCGCGGGCGCGCGGGCACGTGATTTTCCTGGCGGGTGAGGCGGGCACCGGAAAAACCAGACTCGCGGAGGAATTCGCCGCGAGGCACGGCCCGTACCTGCGGCTCGAGGGTCGGCCGGGGGATCAACAGGAACTGTACGCTTCGGCGGTCCGGCTGCTGCGGCGGCACCTGGCGCAGCGCGCGTACGTCCCCCCCTCGGAATGGGAACGGCTGGCCCTGGCGCATCTGCTGCCGGAGTTCGGGGCGGCGCCGCCCGAGTCGTGGCATGTCCTGCACTTCCAGCAGGCGATCCTGCACCTGGTGCGCGAAACCAGCCGCGACGTGCGGACGCTCATCACGGACGACCTGCAGCATTACGATCAGGCGTCGTTCGAACTGGGTGGGTTCCTGCTGGCCTCAGGGTTCCCGTTGGGTCAGCCGGGGGGACTGCCGCACTTTGTGGACACCTACCGCACCGGTGAACTCCCGCCGGCCATCGAGGCCGCCATCCAGGCGCTGGTGAACGCGGACCTGGCCACGGTGATCACCGTGGGCGCGCTGGATGAGGCTGCCGCGGACCGCTTGATGGACACGCTGGGCGTGCCGGACCACGCGGGGTGGCGGCGGCGGGTGTGGCGGCACGCGGGTGGCAATCTGGTGTTTCTGCTGGAGACCATCAAGTTCCTGCTGGAGTCGGGCGCGCTGGACCAGGCCCTTCCGGAGGACCTGCCGCTGCCGGCCCGCGTTCAACAGACCATCAGCGCCCGGCTGAGCCGGCTCTCCGCCCCGGCCCTGCAGGTGGCGCGCGCCGCGGCCACGCTGCAGCGTGATTTCACGCTGGACCTGCTGGCGGAGGTGCTGCAGGCGCCGGTGTTGGAGGTCGCCGAGCGGTGGGCGGAACTGGAACGCGCCCAGGTGGTGCTGGGTGAGCAGTTTCCCTCCGGGTTGATCGCGCAGACCATCACGCACGACACCCCGGACGTGGTGCGCAAGGTGCTGCACCGCAATGCAGCGCGCGCGCTGGAGCGGCACCAGGCGGACCCAGGGCTGATCGCCTGGCACTGGCGGGCCGGGGAGCAGGACCGGCAGGCCGCGCCGTGGTTCATGCGGGCCGGCGCGGCGGCCCTGCGCAAGGCGCGGCTGCTGGAGGCCCGCGGCGCCTTTGAGGACGCGCAGCGGGCGTTTGAGCGGAGTGGCGACGAGGCCGGCGCGCGGGACGCCGCGCTGGCCTGCATGGCCCTGGACGAGACGCGCGCAGCGCCATGAGCGGCCGCGTCGGGGGAGCGGCGGACCACGGGGGTGACGGCGCCCGCCTGGGCCCCGAGGGAGGGCTAGGGTCCAGGTCTCCCAGCCCGCTGCCATGCTCTCGCGGCGTTCCGGATCAATCGCGCACTTCGACGTACAGGATCAGCCGTGTGGAGTTCCAGCCGTAAATGAAGTCCCCGGTGTAGCTCGGGCCCCACGGTGGCGTTTCGGCGCCGCTGGCGCGCTTGCGGATCTCGAGGGGCCGTCCGTCCTGCGTGGCGGTCACCCGGTAGGTGCCGTACATCACGTTGGGCACGATCCAGCCGGAACCGGACCGGATGGGCTTCACGGTCCTGGCCGTCCCGGTCGTTCCGTCGGCCAGCAGCCCGACCGGTTCGAGCGTCAGCCTCACCTTCGACTCGTCAATGTCGTACTCGCCGACCGGCTGGGTCACACTGACGATGCCGAGGTTCCCGTAGGGGTCGCTGTCCGTGATGTCCTGGGGACGCATCACGAAGTCACGGACGCCGCCTTCGGGGCCGGCGACGTCCGCCGGATTGGTCGGGACCAGCGGCACGTGAATGCTCTGGCCCTTGTAGCTGAAGTTCGCGTTCGCCGTCACGCGCCACGTGGTCGGAATGGCCTTGATGTTGATCCGGTACGCGCCGTTCACGTCCGTGACGGCGCTCAGGTTGCTGTCGTACAGCAACTGGTTGTCCGCCCAGACGTCCACGTCCGGGATGGGGCGGCCTTCGCTGTTGCGGACGTGGCCGGTGATCCATCCCTTTTCCCCCGGGACGGTGTTCGCCGGCCGGACCGTCACGCGGACCGCGGCACTGGTGGTGGCCTGGCCGGCCGTGTCCCGGGCGGTGGCCGTGTAGGTGAAGGTGCCGCCCGGCGTGGTCGCGGGGAAGTCCTCGGAGGCGGTGAAGGGAGCGGCGGTGTCGGCCGTGTACAGCTGACCATTCTTGTAGAAGTCGACCTGGGTGACGCGCGTCTCGCCATCGACCGTGGCCTCGAGGGCCAGGGGCCCTGGGGCCGTCAGGGTGGAGGGGGTGGCGACCAGGCGGACGCCTGGGGACTTCGTCTCGTGGGGTCCAGGGGTGGCGGTGCAACTGGCCAGCAGGCCCAGGCTCAGCAGCGACAGGTTCCAGATGGGGTGTCGGTTCATGTGTGTGCTCCTCCAAGGGCCCAGGGCGCCTTGATGCTCGGAGCGTAGCCGCATGGCCATGATGAGCAGATGGTCGCCAGGCGGGCGCCGACAGCGGGAGCGGGACGGCCGGAGCGTGGCCGCGGCCCGCCCCCGCCCGCCGCTGCGAAGGCCTCGCTGGATGACCCTCTGGCCAGATCCGGTGGGTGGGCCGTCATCGGTGATCTGTCCGCAGGTGGAGTCCGGTGTAGTGCGCCCAGCGCCATACCCACTCCCTTTTCTCATCATGCTCCCATCATGTGGGTTCATTTAGCGTGCGGGTGAACGGAGCCGACCCCGTTCACTTCCGCGAAACACGCACCGTGAGCGCCCCAAGCCGTCCACACGAACCGCGGCGCACCCGGTGCACCCACCACACCTCTCAGGGAGACCGAAATGACCTACATCTGGGCCACCGTTCACATTGAGGACCTTCAGAAGTTCATCGCCGTGTTTTCAACCGCAGGCGCCGCCGCCCGCCGGAAGCACGGCAGCCGGAGCTGCCAGCTGTTCACGCTGCCGGAGGCGGACGGGCAGGTTCGCGTGCTGTTCAGCTGGGAGAGCAGAGCCGCATTCGAGCGCTTCCTGAACGACACTTCCACGAGGGCCACCATGCAGTCGAGCGGCACGCTGGGCCGGCCAGAGTTCCTGTTCCTCGACGCGTTGGCCGTGCTGCCTGGATAACGGAGCTGCGGTCATCGGCGTGCAGCCGTCCCCGGCGATGCAGGCACACCGTGCATCGCCGTTGCGGCGTTCGGCCACGGCGGCTCCCCACTCCATCGGGGCGGCGCTCTCCTTTCCTTCCCGCAGTTGCGGCGGGCCCGTCACGCTGGGCCCCGTGAGCGGGATCTGCCGGCGCGCATCACCGGGCGCCCCGCACGTCAGACGGCGCAAGCTCACCGGATCACTGGCCGAGGGTCCACACCTCCGCCAGGCGCTGCACGCCCGCCTGCAGCGTGGTCTCGTTGGCCGCCGCGTAACTCAGGCGCACGAACGGGCCGGGCGCCTCGGCAGGAAACCAGGCGGCGCCCGGATTGACCTGAACGCCTGCGTCCAGCGCCGCGCGGGCCAGCTGAACGTCGTCGCTTCCCTCCGGCAGTTCCAGCCAGGCGAACAGCCCGCCGCGTGGCACGCGGGTGACGCGGGCGGCCGGGAGGTGGGTGGCGAGGGCGGCGAGCAGGGCGTCACGCCGCGACCGGAGGTGCGTGCGGAGTCTGGTTTGATGCGCTTCTCGCGCGGGGCTGCTCACCCATTCCAGCGCTGTTTCCTGCATCGGGCCGGGTACGAACAGCTCATCTGCGGTTCGGAGGGCGCGCAAGCGTGCACTGACGGGTCCACGCGCGACCAGGGCCGCGACGCGCAGGCCCGGGGCGACGGACTTGGTGAGCGAGCGGATGTACAGCACGTGCCCCGCGTCGTCGTGCAGGGCGAGCGGTGGGGTGGGGGCGCCCTCCAGGGTGAGGTCGCGCGCGGCGTCATCCTCCACCAGGTAGGCCTGGTGACGGGCGAGCACCTGCAGCACCGCGGCGTGGCGTTCGCGCGCGAGTGTGGTTCCGGTGGGGTTGGCGTGCAGCGGCTGGTAAAGCACCACCCGGGCGCCGCTGGTCTCGAGGGCCGCGTGCAGCCGGTCCGGGTCGAGCCCGCCGGCGTCGGTCGGCACCGGAACGGCGCGCAGTCCCGCCGCGCGGAGCGCGGCGAGGGCGCCCAGGTGGGTGGGGGACTCGACCACCACCGCCTGGCCGCTGCGGGTCAGGGCGCGCAGCGCGGTGGACAGGGCCGCCTGACCGCCCGGCACGATCAGCACGTCGCGGGTGTGGAACCCGGGCCCGAGTTGCGCGGCGAACCAGGTGCGCAGACCCTCGTGCCCCTCGGCCGGCAGGCGATCCCACGCGCCGGGCCGCCGGGCGGCGCGGGACATGGCCCCGGCCAGCGCGGTGAGCGGCTGCAGCGTCGCGTCGAGGTAGCCGCTTCCGAGCGGCAGCACGTCCGGGCGCGGCGGGGCGAACAGCGTGCCGAAGGCGTCCAGCGTGTCGGGGCGCTCGCCGAGCACCAGCGTCTGCCACTCGAAGCGCGCGGCGCGCGGTGGGGTGGGCAGGGCGGCGATGAAGGTCCCCTGCCCGGGGCGCGTCTCGATGACGCCGCGGGTCGTGAGTTCGCGCAGGGCCTTCTGCACCGTGACCGGGCTCGCGGCGTACCGCTCTACCAGACTGCGCGTGGTGGGGAGCTGCTCACCCGGCTGCCCGTCCTGCTCGATGTGCTGGAGCAGGGCCTTGACCAGCCGACCGACCGAACCTGTATTCGCCATGGCCACCTCCTTGTGCTACTCTACTACGTGAATACCAATAGTAGCGCTACCAATCTGAAGTCCCAAGCGATATCGTCCCGCCGTGCCATGAAGACCATCGGCCTGATCGGCGGTCTCTCCTGGGAGTCGAGCCTCGTGTACTACAGGATCGTGAACGAAACGGTCCGCGACCGACTGGGCGGAACGCACTCCGCGCGCAGCGTGATGTACACCGTCGATTTCGAGCAGATCGAGCGGCACCAGCATGCCGGTGAGTGGCCCCAGGCGGCCGCGATCCTGCAGGACGCCGCCCGGCGTCTCGAACGCGCCGGAGCGGACTGCCTCATCATCTGCTCGAACACCATGCACCGGGTGGCCGACGACATCCAGGCGAGCGTCCGCATCCCACTGCTGCACATCGCCGACCCCACGGCCGAGCGCATCCGGGCGGCGGGCATGACCCGCGTGGGCCTGCTCGGCACGGCGTTCACCATGCAGCAGGCCTTCTACACGCGCCGCCTGCAGGACCGCCACGGCCTGGACGTCCTCGTGCCGGACGCCGAAGACCAGCAGACCGTTCACCGCGTGATCTACGAAGAACTCATTCAGGGCCGCGTCGAGCCCACCTCGAAAGTGCAGTACGTGCGCATCATGCAGGCACTGGCCGAGCGGGGCGCCGAGGGCATCATCCTGGGCTGCACTGAAATCATGTTGCTGGTGGGCGCCGACGACAGCCCCGTGCCGGTGTTCGACACCACCACCCTGCACGCCCGAGCGGCGGTCGACTGGGCGCTCGGCGACGCGCGGACAACGCACCATCCCGGCTGAACACCCTGCAGTGGGCGATCACGGAAGGCCGCGCGCCCGGACCAGGGGGCAGCTCCTGACGCACCGCACGGTTGTCGCCCGCGGCCCCAGGGCAGGTGGAGGCCCCGGGCTCCACTCAAGCGGCGTGCAGGAGGTCCGGACGTCCGCCGGGACGCCAGCTGCATCGCCGGTGAGGGCGGACCAGCACCCTGCGGGCTTCGCGCCGAGCACGGCGCGTTCCCGGTTGAGCAGGGGCGGGTGGTCCGCCTGACGCGCGCTCCTCCAGATGGCCGTCCGGTCGGCGGGGGCATGGCCCAGAACAGCCGCAGCGCGAGACCTCGCCCCCCGCGCCGGTCGACCGGACAGCAGCCTCGCCCTGTCCGGTCCGCGAATGGACCTCTGGCGGGTGGGGGTCTAGAGTGCCCGCATGCCGCCGACCCGCACCCATCCGCCTGAGGCGACCTCCCCTCAGGTCCAGGGGCCAGTCACGGCCGTTCAGCAGGGCAGCCGCGCCTACACCCGGGTGAGTGCCGCGTTCTTCCTGGTCGGCTTCGCGTCGTTCTCGCTGATCTACTGCGTTCAGCCGCTGCTCGGGGCATTCACGCTGGCGTTCCATGTGACGCCGGCGCAGAGCGCGCTCGCGTTGTCGCTCACGACCGGCTGCCTCGCCGCGGCGATCCTGCTGATGGGGGCCCTCGGCGAGCGCCTGAACCGGCGGAACGTGATGTTCACGGCGATGTGCGGCGCGGCGCTGCTGACGCTCGCGGCGGCCATGGCGCCGTCCTGGCCCCTGCTGCTGGGCGCGCGCGCCGCCACCGGCCTGGTGCTGGGCGGCGTGCCCGCCATCGCCATGGCTGCCCTCGCGGACGTGATCGACGCCCGCCACCTGGGGCGGGCGATGGGCATGTACGTGGGCGGCACCGCGTTCGGCGGCATGATGGGCCGCGTCAGCGTCGGGGTGCTGACGGAATTCACCAGCTGGAGCACCGCGCTGGGCGTGCTGGCGGGCGTGGCGCTGCTGGCGGCGTTCGGCTTCCGCCTGATGCTGCCGGCCATCGCCCACGCCCGGCCTGCCGCGGCGCCCGGCCTGCCGCGGCGCGCGGCCTCACGACGCACCTGCGCATCTGGTCCAGCCACCTGCGGCACGGCACGCTCGCGCGCCTGTTCGTGATCGCCTTCATCAACCTCGGGGTGTTTGTCGCGGTGTTCAACTACCTGGGGTTCCGCCTGATGGACGCGCCGCATCACCTGAGTCAGGGCCAGCTGAGCGCGCTGTTCACGGTGTACCTGTTCGGGGTGGTGCTCTCCCCGCTGGGCGGCGCGGCGGCCGACCGGTTCGGACGGGCCAGGGTGATGCTGATCGGCCTGATCACGTCCGCTCTGGGCGTGACGCTGACGCTGAGCATGCCGCTGCCGGGCGTGGTGCTCGGCGTCGCGCTGTTGACCTGCGGGTTCTTCGTGACGCACGCGGTGGCGAGCGGCTGGGTGGGGCTCGCCGCGCCGGACCACCGGGGACACGCGTCCGCGCTCTACCTGCTGGCGTACTACCTGGGCTCCAGCGTGGTCGGCCTCGCCGGCGGGTGGTTCTGGACGGCCGGCGGGTGGACGTGGGTGGCCGCGTTCACGGCGGCGCTGCTGCTGCTGGCCCTGGGGGTCGCCCGGAGCCTGCCGAGCACCGCATGAACCGAAGCGCTGCTCGGAGGGAGAGCGTGGCCCTGCAGGACGCCCGCGGCGGACCAGGGTGAGGGCCCACACGCCACCAGGGCACCCCGTCCCGCCGCAGGGTTCCGGACGCTGCAGCGGCGCGTCCTGGGGACGGCAGCGGGGTGCCCAGCCGCTCGTGACCCGCTGACCTCAGCCGGGTGAGCGTTTCCATTCAACGAACGCCACACACAGGGCCGCTTCCAGCATCATTTGAAGCGCCGTCAAGCGGAAAAAGACGACGGCGGTCAAGTCCACGTCCACCAGGACCGGGCTGATGATCTGGTCGGCGGGATGCCGTGCACTCGCGCCAGGCGCCTGAGCCAGGGCCAGGATCTCGGACGTGATCACCCACCCGAGCAGCAGCAGACCCGCCACCACCAGATACCGTGCGCCGCCCTGGCGGAGGGTGTGCCGCAGTTCCTTCGCTTCCGGGTCGTGCACCGCCCGGTCACAGCTGAAGGACATAGAGGCTAGGGCCACCGTCAACCCCCACCTGATCAGGTCGGTCGTCGCCTCCGAAGTGCCGCGCTGACCAGGACCCGCGAGGACGGCAGAGGCGAGCTACACCGCAAGCGCCGCCGCGATCCGAATGGACCGGGGGTGACGAACGCCATGCCACGACCGTACGGCCCAGGAAGGTGCCTGTGGGTGGCCCGCATCTCATGGTCGACCGGCGCAGGCTTAAGCGGCAACAGGGTCGTCCGCGCGTCCGGCACGGCGGGCATGTGCAACAGCCGGGCAGCGCCCATCTCCGCGCGTCATGCTGGGCGGGAGGCTCAGGTGGTGCGCCTTGAACGGCGCGGCCTGGACCCCCGACGCTGTGGTGTCGTCACCTTCCTGTGTGGTTTCTGGGAGCGCTTTGTCCCGGCGACTCGTCTGGGTGCCGTGGCCCGCCGGCCTGGCCTCAGGGTCCCCCGTCCGGTCCGTCGCCGTGCCGTACCCGCACGGCGGGGCCGGGCGTGCCTGCGGCGGGGCGGGTGCATCAGCAGGGGCCACAGCAGGCTGTGCACAGCGCACAGCGACAGCAGCCTTGTCAGCAGCACGGCGGTGCTGGCCTCCGCGAGCGGCCCACCGCCACGCGCCGCCTGCCCCAGGCGGCGCACCCCCACGCACACGCCCGCCGCCACGTACAGCAGCGCCAGCCCAATCACGGCACCGGACAGGGTCGGCAGGGTCGGGAACAGCAGCGTGGGCGTCGGGATCACCTCCGGGGAACACCTTCAGCGTACATGCCGTCTGCGCGTCCCCCCCGCCGGGCCCCACCACTCCGTGAAGCGACGCGCCGGCGGACGGCTCGCGGGACAGGTTCACGGTACGGCCCTGGTCTCCCGGCGGGGACTCTGCCCCCTCAAGACGCCGGCAGGCATGACCCACGCCCCGAACATCACGGCGAGCTTGTCGTCCCGCGGCACGACCTGACGGGAGCGGTTCAGGCGCCTATGAGGCGCTCGACCCTGTGCCGCCCGCGGTTCACCAGCCGTCAAACGACGTCGTTCGTCCGAGGTCCGAACGTCGGGGCCGCACCGCCATGCGCTGCCGTAGACGGCGCGCACCCGGGTCGCTCAATCCTCTGTCACCGACCGGCACGGCGGGACGAGCACGCGGGCGGGCGTGCCGCTCCCGCTTGACTCGACCGAGGTCAAGCAGGGCTTCCAGGTCCGCCGCTTCGTGCCACCCACCGCCAGACAGAACGAGTGCGATCGGCCTGCCGTTCCCTGCTGTTCGGCCGTGTCGCTGAGTGCGGAATCCACCACGGGAGCAGCCGAGTGCCTGACCGTTCCGCCCACCAAGTGCACCGGGGTCAGCGCAGATGACGGTACCGTCAACGAAGGACGTCTGCGCCCATCCAGCAGACCCTGCGGCTCAGCATCGCGGCGCAGGTGGTGCAGGGGACGCGGCCAGAGGCCCAGACGTGTCCAGCGTTGGAAACGCACGCAGACGCTGTGCCACGTGCCGTCCTGTTCAGGGAGGTCTCGCCCGGGGGCGCCGGAACCGAGCATCCAGAGCATGCCGTTCCGTATCCGTCGGTGGTCCTGTGGACGGCGATGACGGAAGGGGCGTTGAAGCGGGAGGCGTGGGGTGAGGCTGGCCCACGGGTCATCGGCCAGTTTGGATCGGCGCGGCCCTGCAGGCGACCGCCGCGCGAGGGTCACCTCGTCACGCCTCGTCCACCTCCTCGCGGCCCGAACGGTAGGGGGCGACGGCCGAGCGCGCTTCGAGGCGGAAGGTGCCCGGCGGTGTGCCGTAGCGCTGCTTGAACAGCCGGTAGAAGTGCGACAGGTTCTCGAAGCCGCACAGGGCCGCGACCTCGATCACCTCGGCGGGCGTGGTCATCAGCAGGTCCGCCGCCCGCGTGAGCCGCCGCCCGTTCACCAGCTGCGTGGGGGTCACGCCGTGCACGTCCCGCACGACCCGCGCCAGATGCGTGGCGCTCACCCCGGCGTGCGCAAGCAGGCGCGGCACCCCGGCGCGCAGGTGCTCCGGGTCGCGCAGCAGCGCCAGCGCGGGCGCCAGCCACGGTGGCCCAACCGCCGCGCTCGGAGGCGGTGCTGGGCACAGCAGCGGCAGCACCGCCCCGAGGAACCGGCACAGCGCGAGCCGGTCCGGCGACTGCCCATACGCCCGCAGCGCCAGACGAAAGGCCTCCACGCACTCGCCACGCCGCTCCGCGGCCACGGTCACAGTCGGTGGAAGGGCCGTGGCCGACCACTCCTGCAGCGTCCCCTGCAGTCCGGTCCAGGCGGCAATCTCCCGCCACGCACGGTCGGGAACCGCCACATTCACGAACTGAAGGTGACCGTCCGGCCGCGTCTCGATGCGGTGCTGATCCTCCGGACGCACCAGCACCAGGCTGCCCGGGCCCAGCGGGAGGTCCTCGCCGCCCACCAGGTGGCGGCCCTGGCCCTCACGGACCACGAAGAGTTCCCAGAAGTCATGCCGGTGCGCCGTCACCCCCTGGCCTCCGCGGACCTGGACGACCGCCGCATGAAAGGCCCGTCCGGGCGCGACCCGTTCGAACCGAAGTTGGGGCGCGGTCATGTTGACACAGCATAAACCACGTCCGTCGCTCGCAAGACGGGCCCCTGCGCCCACGCCTACGCTTGAGGCTGGGAGGTCAGGCGATGACGAAGGAAGCGAACGCGACAGGTCGACTGACGCGAGAGGACATCCAGCAGTACGCGTGCGACGGCTACACCCTCTTTCGCCAGCCGGTGTTCGCGCCACAGCGGTTCGAGCGGTTGAAGGCCATCTTCGAGGAGAACCTGGCCGAGTACGGCGCGGCGAACCTCGATATGCCCCACACCCGGGACGAACGTCTGCTCGAGTTCCTGCTCGCGCCGGAGGTGCTCGACCTGGTCGAACCGCTGACCGGACCGAACATCGGGCTGTGGGCCAGCCACTTCATCTCCAAGGAGCCGCGCACCGGGAAGGCGACGCCCTGGCACGAGGACAGCGCGTACTGGATGGGCCGCATTTCGGACATGGCGGGCATCTGCACCGTCTGGCTGGCGCTGGACCCGGTGTTCCCGGAGAACGGCTCGATGGGCGTGATGCCCGGCACCCACACGAACGGGTTTTCCGAGTACGAAAAGGAGGGCGCCGAGGCGCACTTCGCGGGCTTCGAACGGCGGATCAGGCCCGAAGCTATCGACGAAACGAAGGCGGTGTTCTTCACGCTGGAGCCCAACCAGGCGAGCCTACACGAGGCCCGCATCGTGCACGGCGCGCGGGCGAACACCTCCAACGTCCGCCGCGCGGGCTACACCATGCGGTATTTCCCCACCACGGCCCGGATCATCCCGGAGAAGAACCCCGGGCACCGATTGTGGCTGGCCCGCGGCGTGGACCTGGCGGGGAACACCTACCAGAACGCCCGAAGGGCCGTGAGGCCGGACCCCGACTGAGGCTGCACCGCCGAACCGGGCCCGGTCCGGTTGGGTCGGGCGGCCGTCTGGCGGCCGGACTTTACCCTGCTGTGGATGCTTGCCCTGGCGCCACGGGCGCCCCGCGGCCGCGACGCCCCCTGGGGCACCGGAACCGACCGGTGCCCGCATCGGTGCACGCCCCACGGGTGGACGCGACCGGGCACTCCATCTGGCCTGCCGTGCCGGAGCGACCAACGATTCGTGCCTTCCCGACGTGGGCACGGCCGCGCCGATCAGGGCCGGCGAGCCGCGTTTGCGTGACATCTTCGACCGGATGGACCGGAACGGGTGGGGGCGGCCACGCCCGCGGTGAACGTCTCCCGCACCGCCGGCACGGGGCCCTGGCTGGTCACGATGAGGGTGGGTACCTGTGCCTCTGACCGCTGCTGAGGGCACCGTCGCGGTTCTGGCTGTGCTGTGGGCGGCCAGGGTGTGGGCGTCCTCCTGTGGGCTCTGCAGACCGAGCGTGCGGTGAGCGGCTCGGTCATCCGTGTGGAGCCCGGTGCCCGGAAGATGCCCGCACCGCAGCAGTCGACCTTGGGAAGGAGATCGCTGCCGCTCCCGAGGACATGAGCCGCCGGTTCAGCTCAGGTTCAGCTCAGGCCCTGCAGCGGAGACCCCCAGCGTGGGCTGACGAACTGCCGCCTCCGGCTGCTGGTTCTCATGTTGTTGCACGCCTCCCTGTCCGTCTCAGGCGTCTTTTTACCGCTATCTCATGGTTTTTCGGCACACGGATCAGAGGAATCTCACGCTCTTCATTTCGGCATAGGTTTTTATGTCCCCCGAAGGAAACGTTTAGTTTTACTTTACCCAGTTTTCCTTCAACGGTTCACCGAATCGTCCCGAACCGCACCAGAACCGTTGTCCTTCTGCTCTTCCCGATCAACTCCCGGTTCACCGGTCAGACCACTGCGCTGGCCCCACACACCGCACCCTGAACCCACCACTTCCCTCCGCCGTAAGCGCTCTTGTCCCCGCATCGTCTCCGCGCTTCCGCTCCAGCACCCGGACCCAGGCTTCCGCCTGGTCGGTGCCTCATGCCGCGCGCACGGCGCAGACCCACAGGAGATTCCATGACCACCGCTTCTTTCGCTGCCTTTTCTCTGCTGAAACGTCCCGCTGTTCTGGGCCTGGTTACCGCGTTGACCGCCACGCTGGCCGCGTGCGGCAGCACCCCGGCGCCCGCCGGTGCCGCCCGCACCTTCGAGAACGACGGACAGGGTGCGCCCTGGACCGCCGCACCCAGCCAGACCATCCGGGCGCTGTCCATCACGGACGGCGACAACACGCTGAGCAGCCAGACCTGGACCGCCGCCACCAACGGCTGGGGGCCCATCGAGAAGAACAAGAGCAACGCCGGCAGCACGGCGGGCGACGGCCAGACCCTGGCGCTGAACGGCAAGACCTACACCACCGGCTTCGGCACGCACGCCAACAGCTCGATGACCTTCAGCACCGGCGGGAAGTGCGCGACCTTCACCTCGGACATCGGTCTGGACGACGAGGTGGGCAGCCAGGGCAGCGTGGTGTTCCAGGTATACGCCGACGGCGCCAAGCTCTATGACAGCGGCACCATGACCGGCAGCAGCGCCACCAAGAGCGTCAACGTGAACATCAGCGGCAAGCAGGAACTGAAGCTGGTCGTCACCGACGCCGGCGACGGCAACAACTACGACCACG
This window encodes:
- a CDS encoding BTAD domain-containing putative transcriptional regulator, which codes for MSPTRGWMLQVFGTPSFHRPDGRRLRCEGTTLALLAYLAVEGPTSRARLASLLWPASAESVARNNLVHLRRRVASMARTELILNQDLLTLSPVVWTDVQALVAGTLPPERLPGATFLSDVTFGDLPELTDWMHLQRERLLQLSLRQLHALRAAAEQQGELAQALGHAERILALDDLSEDAHRHVMRLAYLTGDRGAALATYRACAARLERDLGVAPMPDTVRLAEDITRGEGPLRPAGRVSSGIPLAVQRPPVLVGREREWRRMEEARARGHVIFLAGEAGTGKTRLAEEFAARHGPYLRLEGRPGDQQELYASAVRLLRRHLAQRAYVPPSEWERLALAHLLPEFGAAPPESWHVLHFQQAILHLVRETSRDVRTLITDDLQHYDQASFELGGFLLASGFPLGQPGGLPHFVDTYRTGELPPAIEAAIQALVNADLATVITVGALDEAAADRLMDTLGVPDHAGWRRRVWRHAGGNLVFLLETIKFLLESGALDQALPEDLPLPARVQQTISARLSRLSAPALQVARAAATLQRDFTLDLLAEVLQAPVLEVAERWAELERAQVVLGEQFPSGLIAQTITHDTPDVVRKVLHRNAARALERHQADPGLIAWHWRAGEQDRQAAPWFMRAGAAALRKARLLEARGAFEDAQRAFERSGDEAGARDAALACMALDETRAAP
- a CDS encoding antibiotic biosynthesis monooxygenase; this encodes MTYIWATVHIEDLQKFIAVFSTAGAAARRKHGSRSCQLFTLPEADGQVRVLFSWESRAAFERFLNDTSTRATMQSSGTLGRPEFLFLDALAVLPG
- a CDS encoding MFS transporter, with translation MPPTRTHPPEATSPQVQGPVTAVQQGSRAYTRVSAAFFLVGFASFSLIYCVQPLLGAFTLAFHVTPAQSALALSLTTGCLAAAILLMGALGERLNRRNVMFTAMCGAALLTLAAAMAPSWPLLLGARAATGLVLGGVPAIAMAALADVIDARHLGRAMGMYVGGTAFGGMMGRVSVGVLTEFTSWSTALGVLAGVALLAAFGFRLMLPAIAHARPAAAPGLPRRAASRRTCASGPATCGTARSRACS
- a CDS encoding aspartate/glutamate racemase family protein, with amino-acid sequence MKTIGLIGGLSWESSLVYYRIVNETVRDRLGGTHSARSVMYTVDFEQIERHQHAGEWPQAAAILQDAARRLERAGADCLIICSNTMHRVADDIQASVRIPLLHIADPTAERIRAAGMTRVGLLGTAFTMQQAFYTRRLQDRHGLDVLVPDAEDQQTVHRVIYEELIQGRVEPTSKVQYVRIMQALAERGAEGIILGCTEIMLLVGADDSPVPVFDTTTLHARAAVDWALGDARTTHHPG
- a CDS encoding Ig-like domain-containing protein, whose product is MNRHPIWNLSLLSLGLLASCTATPGPHETKSPGVRLVATPSTLTAPGPLALEATVDGETRVTQVDFYKNGQLYTADTAAPFTASEDFPATTPGGTFTYTATARDTAGQATTSAAVRVTVRPANTVPGEKGWITGHVRNSEGRPIPDVDVWADNQLLYDSNLSAVTDVNGAYRINIKAIPTTWRVTANANFSYKGQSIHVPLVPTNPADVAGPEGGVRDFVMRPQDITDSDPYGNLGIVSVTQPVGEYDIDESKVRLTLEPVGLLADGTTGTARTVKPIRSGSGWIVPNVMYGTYRVTATQDGRPLEIRKRASGAETPPWGPSYTGDFIYGWNSTRLILYVEVRD
- a CDS encoding PLP-dependent aminotransferase family protein; the encoded protein is MANTGSVGRLVKALLQHIEQDGQPGEQLPTTRSLVERYAASPVTVQKALRELTTRGVIETRPGQGTFIAALPTPPRAARFEWQTLVLGERPDTLDAFGTLFAPPRPDVLPLGSGYLDATLQPLTALAGAMSRAARRPGAWDRLPAEGHEGLRTWFAAQLGPGFHTRDVLIVPGGQAALSTALRALTRSGQAVVVESPTHLGALAALRAAGLRAVPVPTDAGGLDPDRLHAALETSGARVVLYQPLHANPTGTTLARERHAAVLQVLARHQAYLVEDDAARDLTLEGAPTPPLALHDDAGHVLYIRSLTKSVAPGLRVAALVARGPVSARLRALRTADELFVPGPMQETALEWVSSPAREAHQTRLRTHLRSRRDALLAALATHLPAARVTRVPRGGLFAWLELPEGSDDVQLARAALDAGVQVNPGAAWFPAEAPGPFVRLSYAAANETTLQAGVQRLAEVWTLGQ
- a CDS encoding MFS transporter, whose translation is MIAFINLGVFVAVFNYLGFRLMDAPHHLSQGQLSALFTVYLFGVVLSPLGGAAADRFGRARVMLIGLITSALGVTLTLSMPLPGVVLGVALLTCGFFVTHAVASGWVGLAAPDHRGHASALYLLAYYLGSSVVGLAGGWFWTAGGWTWVAAFTAALLLLALGVARSLPSTA